A genomic stretch from Hirundo rustica isolate bHirRus1 chromosome 26, bHirRus1.pri.v3, whole genome shotgun sequence includes:
- the DOT1L gene encoding histone-lysine N-methyltransferase, H3 lysine-79 specific isoform X1, whose amino-acid sequence MGERLELRLKSPVGAEPAVYPWPLPVYDKHHDAAHEIIETIRWVCEEIPDLKLAMENYVLIDYDTKSFESMQRLCDKYNRAIDSIHQLWKGTTQPMKLNTRPSNGLLRHILQQVYNHSVTDPEKLNNYEPFSPEVYGETSFDLVAQMIDEIKMTEDDLFVDLGSGVGQVVLQVAAATNCKHHYGVEKADIPAKYAETMDREFRKWMKWYGKKHAEYTLERGDFLSEEWRERIANTSVIFVNNFAFGPEVDHQLKERFANMKEGGRIVSSKPFAPLNFRINSRNLSDIGTIMRVVELSPLKGSVSWTGKPVSYYLHTIDRTILENYFSSLKNPKLREEQEAARRRQQRENKSNTTTPTKLQDSKDSGAEEEKAAANSVKKPSPSKARKKKLSKKGRKMAGRKRGRPKKMNTASTERKTKKNQTALELLHAQTVSQTSSSSPQDAYKSPHSPYYQLPPKVQRHSSNQLLVTPTPPALQKLLDSFKIQYMQFMAYMKTPQYKASLQQLLEQEKEKNAQLLGTAQQLFTHCQAQKEEIKRLFQQKLDELGVKALTYNDLIQAQKEISAHNQQLKEQTKQLEKDNSELRNQSLQLLKARCEELKLDWSTLSLENLLKEKQALKNQISEKQKHCLELQISIVELEKSQRQQELLQLKSYTPSEEPLSVQLHGKSHLSRDAEAEHGRFQLELECSKFPMPHINGMSPELSMNGHATPYELQHAFGRPSSKQNTPQYPSSHLDQDIVPCTPSHSSRQKADKASSLALPDYTRFSPAKIALRRHLNQDHGVNGRAAANEIQRAEHVKENGLTYPSPGIANGIKLSPQETRPSSPAALPSAGEKVLRERTSVSNGETITSLPISIPLSTVQPNKLPVSIPLASVVLPSRVEKVRSTPSPVHQSRDSSTLEKQIGASSHNGISNAAGNKPLALATSGFSYSSGSVAVNGNLTNSPAHLNHSVDQAALDDSGSLFNSVGSRSSTPQHPLLMMRNSGQNSPAQQHSSPRLSGPAQSLAGGLQGAEAQKIFAEGTKGDPQSDAAFSDPENEAKRRIIFTISPNTGHVKQSPSSKHSPVPAGGQAHAQDGKKRGRRKRSCTGNASGNGAVSPKRKPLPSVAGLFTQPSGSPLNINSMVNNINQPLEITAISSPENSLKNSPVPYQDNDQPPVLKKEKPLVQSNGVHYSPLTSDDEQGSEDEHNSSRIERKIATISLESKSPQKTVENGGSLSGRKQAQSNENMNSSKWKSTFSPISDVNLTKTTDSPLQAVSALSQSSLFAFRPPSEDGLPVDTKVPGHPRKGPAVPSDLSPGTNPPNGFTYNGGLSSELGLHGFLDGAALPHKAADGPAPSCSLGFPSQRGKDLGASDTNLFLNKRQLEGLGTKGEELSRPAAKGKELSELSGRAAASAEKNPVQHNGKVAKGRDREVEFKNGHNLFISAAVSSGGLLNGKSLATAVSSAGSAAPSVPTHHPFLNTLTTGSQFPLGPMALQANLNSVTNSSVLQSLFNSMPAAASLVHVSSAATRLTNSHTMGNFSPGVTGGTVGGIFNHAVPSASSPHQFGASFSSSAVSSSTVLSLNPLQAVASTSSSSFPPSSSNLVTSSETRPAQHLNRAPVQSVFHPPPPPPNVSLPPPPPPPLLASTSEPSLLQTLPSIPPGDTFLPSSSSSSSAPVQPNSSLSIKLASLQHKPSRPSFTVHHPPLPRVLPQPNAAGTAAMWVTLGMQPPYASHLSGVKPR is encoded by the exons CTTTGAGAGCATGCAGAGGCTGTGTGACAAGTACAACCGAGCCATCGACAGCATCCACCAGCTG tggaAGGGGACGACGCAGCCCATGAAGCTGAACACGCGTCCCTCCAACGGGCTCCTGAGGCACATCCTGCAGCAGGTCTACAACCACTCGGTCACAGACCCCGAGAAACTCAACAACTACGAGCCCTTCTCCCCCGAGGTCTACGGAGAAACTTCCTTTGACTTGGTGGCCCAAATGATCGATGAGATTAAAATGACAGAGGACGATTTGTTCGTTGACTTGGGCAGTG GTGTGGGGCAGGTGGTGCTTCAAGTGGCTGCAGCCACGAACTGCAAACATCACTACGGAGTGGAGAAAGCTGATATTCCAGCCAAGTACGCCGAG ACGATGGACAGAGAGTTCAGAAAATGGATGAAGTGGTATGGGAAGAAACATGCAGAATACACA CTGGAAAGAGGTGACTTCCTCTCAGAAGAATGGAGAGAGAGGATTGCAAACACAAG TGTTATTTTTGTGAATAACTTTGCCTTCGGGCCTGAGGTGGATCACCAGCTGAAGGAGCGCTTTGCAAACATGAAGGAAG gtGGGAGAATTGTGTCCTCAAAACCTTTTGCACCTCTAAATTTTAGAATTAACAGTCGAAACTTGAGTG ATATTGGCACTATCATGAGGGTTGTGGAGCTGTCACCACTGAAGGGCTCTGTGTCCTGGACGGGGAAACCAGTCTCCTACTACCTGCACACCATTGACAGAACCATA cttgaaaactatttttctagTCTCAAAAATCCAAAACTCAGG gaGGAACAAGAGGCAGCTAGACGTCGTCAACAACGAGAAAACAAGAGTAACACAACAACTCCAACGAAGCTCCAAGACAGCAAG GATTCTGgtgctgaagaagaaaaagctgcagcaaatTCTGTTAAAAAGCCATCTCCCTCCAAGGCCCGGAAGAAAAAGCTGAgcaagaaaggcaggaaaatggcAGGGAGGAAACGAGGGCGCCCCAAGAAAATGAACACGGCGAGTACTGAACGCAAGACCAAGAAGAACCAAACTGCACTAGAACTTCTGCATGCCCAGACTGTCTCCCAGACATCTTCATCCTCTCCTCAGG ATGCCTACAAGTCACCTCATAGCCCATATTACCAACTACCTCCGAAAGTGCAACGGCATTCGTCCAACCAGCTCCTGGTGACACCCACCCCCCCTGCACTACAGAAGCTGCTAG ACTCGTTTAAGATCCAGTACATGCAGTTCATGGCATACATGAAAACTCCTCAGTACAAAGCAAGTCTGCAACAGTtgctggagcaggaaaag GAGAAGAATGCtcagctgctggggacagcccagcaGTTATTCACCCACTGCCAGGCCCAGAAAGAGGAAATCAAACGCCTGTTTCAGCAGAAGCTCGATGAG CTGGGAGTTAAAGCTCTGACGTACAACGACCTGATCCAGGCTCAGAAGGAGATCTCTGCTCACAACCAGCAGCTGAAAGAACAGACAaaacagctggagaaggacaaCAGTGAACTCAGGAACCAGAGCTTGCAGCTG CTGAAGGCTCGATGTGAAGAGCTGAAGCTGGATTGGTCGACGCTGTCACTGGAGAACTTGCTGAAAGAGAAGCAGGCCTTGAAGAATCAGATTTCTGAGAAGCAAAAGCACTGTTTGGAACTGCAG ATCAGCATCGTGGAACTCGAGAAGAGTCAgcggcagcaggagctgctgcagctcaagTCCTACACGCCCTCGGAGGAGCCCCTGTCGGTGCAGCTGCACGGCAAAAGCCACCTGAGCCGCGACGCCGAGGCTGAGCACGGCCGCTTCCAGCTGGAGCTCGAGTGCTCCAAGTTCCCCATGCCCCACATTAATGGCATGAGCCCCGAGCTGTCCATGAACGGCCACGCCACCCCCTACGAGCTGCAGCACGCCTTCGGCCGGCCCTCGTCCAAGCAGAACACCCCCCAGTACCCCAGCTCGCACCTGGACCAAGACATCGTGCCCTGCacccccagccacagcagcaggcagaaggCAGACAAGGCGAGCAGCCTGGCCCTCCCTGATTACACCAGGTTCTCCCCCGCCAAAATCGCCCTGCGGAGACACTTGAACCAGGACCACGGAGTCAATGGAAGGGCAGCAGCTAATGAGATACAGAG AGCTGAGCATGTCAAAGAGAATGGCCTTACATATCCAAGCCCTGGAATTGCGAATGGCATAAAGCTGAGTCCTCAGGAAACTCGGCCCTCCTCCCCTGCGGCCTTACCCAGTGCAGGAGAGAAG GTTTTGAGAGAGAGAACCTCTGTGAGTAATGGAGAAACTATCACCAGCCTCCCTATCAGTATTCCTCTGAGCACAGTGCAGCCCAATAAACTCCCTGTTAGTATCCCTCTGGCCAGCGTAGTCCTACCTAGCCGTGTTGAGAAGGTG agAAGCACACCCAGCCCAGTTCACCAGAGCAGAGACTCGTCGACACTTGAAAAGCAGATTGGTGCTAGTTCTCATAATGGCATAAGCAATGCTGCTGGAAACAAGCCTCTGGCTTTGGCTACCTCAG GTTTTTCTTACTCTTCTGGCTCCGTGGCAGTCAATGGAAATCTTACAAACAGCCCAGCCCATCTTAACCATAGTGTTGATCAGGCAGCTCTGGACGACTCTGGGAGTCTCTTTAACTCTGTAGGGTCTCGGAGTTCCACTCCACAACATCCTTTGCTAATGATGAGGAACTCTGGGCAGAActcccctgctcagcagcactcGAGCCCCCGCTTAAGTGGCCCGgcccagagcctggcagggGGACTGCAGGGTGCAGAGGCTCAGAAGATCTTTGCCGAAGGAACAAAGGGGGACCCGCAGTCTGATGCAGCGTTTTCAGATCCTGAGAACGAGGCCAAGAGGAGAATCATCTTTACAATCTCTCCTAATACAGGACATGTAAAACAATCCCCTTCCAGCAAGCACAGCCCCGTGCCCGCCGGCGGCCAGGCCCACGCGCAGGACGGGAAGAAGCGCGGCCGGCGGAAGAGATCCTGCACTGGGAACGCCAGCGGGAACGGCGCCGTCTCCCCGAAACGCAAACCCCTGCCCTCGGTGGCCGGGCTCTTTACGCAGCCCTCGGGGTCGCCGCTCAATATCAACTCCATG GTCAATAACATTAACCAGCCCTTAGAGATAACAGCCATTTCCTCTCCTGAAAACTCCCTGAAGAACTCTCCTGTTCCTTACCAGGACAATGACCAGCCCCCAGTGCTGAAAAAGGAGAAGCCCCTCGTTCAGAGCAACGGTGTCCATTACTCCCCCCTGACATCGGATGACGAGCAGGGCTCTGAGGATGAGCACAATAGCAGCAG AATTGAGAGGAAAATTGCAACAATATCATTGGAAAGCAAATCTCCACAGAAGACTGTTGAAAATG GTGGCAGCTTATCGGGGAGGAAACAAGCACAAAGCAACGAGAACATGAACAGCAGCAAGTGGAAATCGACTTTTTCACCGATATCTGACGTCAACCTGACCAAAACCACCGACAGCCCCTTGCAGGCGGTGTCAGCCCTGAGCCAGAGCTCCCTGTTCGCCTTCAGGCCGCCCTCCGAGGACGGGCTGCCCGTGGACACCAAGGTGCCGGGACACCCCAGGAAGGGCCCGGCCGTGCCCTCGGATTTGAGCCCCGGCACGAACCCCCCCAACGGCTTCACCTACAACGGGGGCCTGTCCTCGGAGCTGGGCCTGCACGGCTTCCTGGACGGCGCCGCTCTCCCGCACAAAGCCGCCGACGGGCCGGCCCCCAGCTGCTCGCTGGGCTTCCCCTCGCAGCGAGGCAAGGACCTGGGCGCGTCGGACACGAACCTTTTCCTGAACAAGAGGCAGCTGGAAGGTCTGGGCACcaagggagaggagctgagccgGCCGGCAGCGAAGGGCAAAGAGCTCAGCGAGCTGAGCGGCCGAGCGGCGGCGTCGGCCGAGAAAAACCCCGTGCAGCACAACGGAAAGGTTGCCAAGGGAAGGGACCGAGAGGTGGAGTTTAAAAACGGCCACAAccttttcatttctgctgctgtttcctctggTGGCCTTCTGAACGGTAAAAGCCTTGCTACTGCCGTCTCCTCGGCGGGGAGCGCGGCGCCGTCCGTCCCGACGCACCATCCTTTCCTCAACACTCTGACCACTGGATCGCAGTTCCCCCTGGGGCCCATGGCCTTGCAAGCAAACCTCAACTCGGTGACAAACTCCTCAGTATTGCAGTCCTTATTTAATTCaatgccagctgctgccagtcTGGTCCACGTGTCATCAGCTGCAACCAGACTGACTAATTCTCACACTATGGGGAACTTCTCTCCTGGGGTTACAGGTGGAACAGTTGGAG GTATTTTTAACCATGCGGTGccttctgcctcctctcctcATCAATTCGGAGCCAGtttcagcagcagtgctgtCTCTAGCAGCACCGTGCTAAGCTTAAACCCTCTGCAGGCTGTTGCCAGCACCTCATCCTCATCCTTCCCACCCTCTTCCTCTAATTTAGTAACCTCTAGTGAGACTAGACCCGCTCAGCACCTCAACAGAGCGCCAGTGCAATCTGTCTTCcacccccctcctccccctcctaACGTGTccttgcctcctcctcctcctcctcctctgctcgCTTCCACCTCCGAGCCCTCTCTCCTGCAGACCCTGCCCTCCATCCCCCCCGGCGACaccttcctgccctcctcctcctcctcctcctccgctcCTGTGCAGCCTAACTCTTCTTTGTCTATTAAACTGGCTTCTCTCCAGCACAAACCCTCCCGGCCCTCCTTTACCGTGCACCACCCGCCCCTGCCCCGCGTGCTCCCGCAGCCCAACGCCGCTGGCACGGCCGCTATGTGGGTGACCCTTGGCATGCAGCCTCCTTACGCTTCGCACCTTTCGGGGGTTAAGCCACGCTAA
- the DOT1L gene encoding histone-lysine N-methyltransferase, H3 lysine-79 specific isoform X2 encodes MGERLELRLKSPVGAEPAVYPWPLPVYDKHHDAAHEIIETIRWVCEEIPDLKLAMENYVLIDYDTKSFESMQRLCDKYNRAIDSIHQLWKGTTQPMKLNTRPSNGLLRHILQQVYNHSVTDPEKLNNYEPFSPEVYGETSFDLVAQMIDEIKMTEDDLFVDLGSGVGQVVLQVAAATNCKHHYGVEKADIPAKYAETMDREFRKWMKWYGKKHAEYTLERGDFLSEEWRERIANTSVIFVNNFAFGPEVDHQLKERFANMKEGGRIVSSKPFAPLNFRINSRNLSDIGTIMRVVELSPLKGSVSWTGKPVSYYLHTIDRTILENYFSSLKNPKLREEQEAARRRQQRENKSNTTTPTKLQDSKDSGAEEEKAAANSVKKPSPSKARKKKLSKKGRKMAGRKRGRPKKMNTASTERKTKKNQTALELLHAQTVSQTSSSSPQDAYKSPHSPYYQLPPKVQRHSSNQLLVTPTPPALQKLLDSFKIQYMQFMAYMKTPQYKASLQQLLEQEKEKNAQLLGTAQQLFTHCQAQKEEIKRLFQQKLDELGVKALTYNDLIQAQKEISAHNQQLKEQTKQLEKDNSELRNQSLQLLKARCEELKLDWSTLSLENLLKEKQALKNQISEKQKHCLELQISIVELEKSQRQQELLQLKSYTPSEEPLSVQLHGKSHLSRDAEAEHGRFQLELECSKFPMPHINGMSPELSMNGHATPYELQHAFGRPSSKQNTPQYPSSHLDQDIVPCTPSHSSRQKADKASSLALPDYTRFSPAKIALRRHLNQDHGVNGRAAANEIQRAEHVKENGLTYPSPGIANGIKLSPQETRPSSPAALPSAGEKVLRERTSVSNGETITSLPISIPLSTVQPNKLPVSIPLASVVLPSRVEKVRSTPSPVHQSRDSSTLEKQIGASSHNGISNAAGNKPLALATSGFSYSSGSVAVNGNLTNSPAHLNHSVDQAALDDSGSLFNSVGSRSSTPQHPLLMMRNSGQNSPAQQHSSPRLSGPAQSLAGGLQGAEAQKIFAEGTKGDPQSDAAFSDPENEAKRRIIFTISPNTGHVKQSPSSKHSPVPAGGQAHAQDGKKRGRRKRSCTGNASGNGAVSPKRKPLPSVAGLFTQPSGSPLNINSMDNDQPPVLKKEKPLVQSNGVHYSPLTSDDEQGSEDEHNSSRIERKIATISLESKSPQKTVENGGSLSGRKQAQSNENMNSSKWKSTFSPISDVNLTKTTDSPLQAVSALSQSSLFAFRPPSEDGLPVDTKVPGHPRKGPAVPSDLSPGTNPPNGFTYNGGLSSELGLHGFLDGAALPHKAADGPAPSCSLGFPSQRGKDLGASDTNLFLNKRQLEGLGTKGEELSRPAAKGKELSELSGRAAASAEKNPVQHNGKVAKGRDREVEFKNGHNLFISAAVSSGGLLNGKSLATAVSSAGSAAPSVPTHHPFLNTLTTGSQFPLGPMALQANLNSVTNSSVLQSLFNSMPAAASLVHVSSAATRLTNSHTMGNFSPGVTGGTVGGIFNHAVPSASSPHQFGASFSSSAVSSSTVLSLNPLQAVASTSSSSFPPSSSNLVTSSETRPAQHLNRAPVQSVFHPPPPPPNVSLPPPPPPPLLASTSEPSLLQTLPSIPPGDTFLPSSSSSSSAPVQPNSSLSIKLASLQHKPSRPSFTVHHPPLPRVLPQPNAAGTAAMWVTLGMQPPYASHLSGVKPR; translated from the exons CTTTGAGAGCATGCAGAGGCTGTGTGACAAGTACAACCGAGCCATCGACAGCATCCACCAGCTG tggaAGGGGACGACGCAGCCCATGAAGCTGAACACGCGTCCCTCCAACGGGCTCCTGAGGCACATCCTGCAGCAGGTCTACAACCACTCGGTCACAGACCCCGAGAAACTCAACAACTACGAGCCCTTCTCCCCCGAGGTCTACGGAGAAACTTCCTTTGACTTGGTGGCCCAAATGATCGATGAGATTAAAATGACAGAGGACGATTTGTTCGTTGACTTGGGCAGTG GTGTGGGGCAGGTGGTGCTTCAAGTGGCTGCAGCCACGAACTGCAAACATCACTACGGAGTGGAGAAAGCTGATATTCCAGCCAAGTACGCCGAG ACGATGGACAGAGAGTTCAGAAAATGGATGAAGTGGTATGGGAAGAAACATGCAGAATACACA CTGGAAAGAGGTGACTTCCTCTCAGAAGAATGGAGAGAGAGGATTGCAAACACAAG TGTTATTTTTGTGAATAACTTTGCCTTCGGGCCTGAGGTGGATCACCAGCTGAAGGAGCGCTTTGCAAACATGAAGGAAG gtGGGAGAATTGTGTCCTCAAAACCTTTTGCACCTCTAAATTTTAGAATTAACAGTCGAAACTTGAGTG ATATTGGCACTATCATGAGGGTTGTGGAGCTGTCACCACTGAAGGGCTCTGTGTCCTGGACGGGGAAACCAGTCTCCTACTACCTGCACACCATTGACAGAACCATA cttgaaaactatttttctagTCTCAAAAATCCAAAACTCAGG gaGGAACAAGAGGCAGCTAGACGTCGTCAACAACGAGAAAACAAGAGTAACACAACAACTCCAACGAAGCTCCAAGACAGCAAG GATTCTGgtgctgaagaagaaaaagctgcagcaaatTCTGTTAAAAAGCCATCTCCCTCCAAGGCCCGGAAGAAAAAGCTGAgcaagaaaggcaggaaaatggcAGGGAGGAAACGAGGGCGCCCCAAGAAAATGAACACGGCGAGTACTGAACGCAAGACCAAGAAGAACCAAACTGCACTAGAACTTCTGCATGCCCAGACTGTCTCCCAGACATCTTCATCCTCTCCTCAGG ATGCCTACAAGTCACCTCATAGCCCATATTACCAACTACCTCCGAAAGTGCAACGGCATTCGTCCAACCAGCTCCTGGTGACACCCACCCCCCCTGCACTACAGAAGCTGCTAG ACTCGTTTAAGATCCAGTACATGCAGTTCATGGCATACATGAAAACTCCTCAGTACAAAGCAAGTCTGCAACAGTtgctggagcaggaaaag GAGAAGAATGCtcagctgctggggacagcccagcaGTTATTCACCCACTGCCAGGCCCAGAAAGAGGAAATCAAACGCCTGTTTCAGCAGAAGCTCGATGAG CTGGGAGTTAAAGCTCTGACGTACAACGACCTGATCCAGGCTCAGAAGGAGATCTCTGCTCACAACCAGCAGCTGAAAGAACAGACAaaacagctggagaaggacaaCAGTGAACTCAGGAACCAGAGCTTGCAGCTG CTGAAGGCTCGATGTGAAGAGCTGAAGCTGGATTGGTCGACGCTGTCACTGGAGAACTTGCTGAAAGAGAAGCAGGCCTTGAAGAATCAGATTTCTGAGAAGCAAAAGCACTGTTTGGAACTGCAG ATCAGCATCGTGGAACTCGAGAAGAGTCAgcggcagcaggagctgctgcagctcaagTCCTACACGCCCTCGGAGGAGCCCCTGTCGGTGCAGCTGCACGGCAAAAGCCACCTGAGCCGCGACGCCGAGGCTGAGCACGGCCGCTTCCAGCTGGAGCTCGAGTGCTCCAAGTTCCCCATGCCCCACATTAATGGCATGAGCCCCGAGCTGTCCATGAACGGCCACGCCACCCCCTACGAGCTGCAGCACGCCTTCGGCCGGCCCTCGTCCAAGCAGAACACCCCCCAGTACCCCAGCTCGCACCTGGACCAAGACATCGTGCCCTGCacccccagccacagcagcaggcagaaggCAGACAAGGCGAGCAGCCTGGCCCTCCCTGATTACACCAGGTTCTCCCCCGCCAAAATCGCCCTGCGGAGACACTTGAACCAGGACCACGGAGTCAATGGAAGGGCAGCAGCTAATGAGATACAGAG AGCTGAGCATGTCAAAGAGAATGGCCTTACATATCCAAGCCCTGGAATTGCGAATGGCATAAAGCTGAGTCCTCAGGAAACTCGGCCCTCCTCCCCTGCGGCCTTACCCAGTGCAGGAGAGAAG GTTTTGAGAGAGAGAACCTCTGTGAGTAATGGAGAAACTATCACCAGCCTCCCTATCAGTATTCCTCTGAGCACAGTGCAGCCCAATAAACTCCCTGTTAGTATCCCTCTGGCCAGCGTAGTCCTACCTAGCCGTGTTGAGAAGGTG agAAGCACACCCAGCCCAGTTCACCAGAGCAGAGACTCGTCGACACTTGAAAAGCAGATTGGTGCTAGTTCTCATAATGGCATAAGCAATGCTGCTGGAAACAAGCCTCTGGCTTTGGCTACCTCAG GTTTTTCTTACTCTTCTGGCTCCGTGGCAGTCAATGGAAATCTTACAAACAGCCCAGCCCATCTTAACCATAGTGTTGATCAGGCAGCTCTGGACGACTCTGGGAGTCTCTTTAACTCTGTAGGGTCTCGGAGTTCCACTCCACAACATCCTTTGCTAATGATGAGGAACTCTGGGCAGAActcccctgctcagcagcactcGAGCCCCCGCTTAAGTGGCCCGgcccagagcctggcagggGGACTGCAGGGTGCAGAGGCTCAGAAGATCTTTGCCGAAGGAACAAAGGGGGACCCGCAGTCTGATGCAGCGTTTTCAGATCCTGAGAACGAGGCCAAGAGGAGAATCATCTTTACAATCTCTCCTAATACAGGACATGTAAAACAATCCCCTTCCAGCAAGCACAGCCCCGTGCCCGCCGGCGGCCAGGCCCACGCGCAGGACGGGAAGAAGCGCGGCCGGCGGAAGAGATCCTGCACTGGGAACGCCAGCGGGAACGGCGCCGTCTCCCCGAAACGCAAACCCCTGCCCTCGGTGGCCGGGCTCTTTACGCAGCCCTCGGGGTCGCCGCTCAATATCAACTCCATG GACAATGACCAGCCCCCAGTGCTGAAAAAGGAGAAGCCCCTCGTTCAGAGCAACGGTGTCCATTACTCCCCCCTGACATCGGATGACGAGCAGGGCTCTGAGGATGAGCACAATAGCAGCAG AATTGAGAGGAAAATTGCAACAATATCATTGGAAAGCAAATCTCCACAGAAGACTGTTGAAAATG GTGGCAGCTTATCGGGGAGGAAACAAGCACAAAGCAACGAGAACATGAACAGCAGCAAGTGGAAATCGACTTTTTCACCGATATCTGACGTCAACCTGACCAAAACCACCGACAGCCCCTTGCAGGCGGTGTCAGCCCTGAGCCAGAGCTCCCTGTTCGCCTTCAGGCCGCCCTCCGAGGACGGGCTGCCCGTGGACACCAAGGTGCCGGGACACCCCAGGAAGGGCCCGGCCGTGCCCTCGGATTTGAGCCCCGGCACGAACCCCCCCAACGGCTTCACCTACAACGGGGGCCTGTCCTCGGAGCTGGGCCTGCACGGCTTCCTGGACGGCGCCGCTCTCCCGCACAAAGCCGCCGACGGGCCGGCCCCCAGCTGCTCGCTGGGCTTCCCCTCGCAGCGAGGCAAGGACCTGGGCGCGTCGGACACGAACCTTTTCCTGAACAAGAGGCAGCTGGAAGGTCTGGGCACcaagggagaggagctgagccgGCCGGCAGCGAAGGGCAAAGAGCTCAGCGAGCTGAGCGGCCGAGCGGCGGCGTCGGCCGAGAAAAACCCCGTGCAGCACAACGGAAAGGTTGCCAAGGGAAGGGACCGAGAGGTGGAGTTTAAAAACGGCCACAAccttttcatttctgctgctgtttcctctggTGGCCTTCTGAACGGTAAAAGCCTTGCTACTGCCGTCTCCTCGGCGGGGAGCGCGGCGCCGTCCGTCCCGACGCACCATCCTTTCCTCAACACTCTGACCACTGGATCGCAGTTCCCCCTGGGGCCCATGGCCTTGCAAGCAAACCTCAACTCGGTGACAAACTCCTCAGTATTGCAGTCCTTATTTAATTCaatgccagctgctgccagtcTGGTCCACGTGTCATCAGCTGCAACCAGACTGACTAATTCTCACACTATGGGGAACTTCTCTCCTGGGGTTACAGGTGGAACAGTTGGAG GTATTTTTAACCATGCGGTGccttctgcctcctctcctcATCAATTCGGAGCCAGtttcagcagcagtgctgtCTCTAGCAGCACCGTGCTAAGCTTAAACCCTCTGCAGGCTGTTGCCAGCACCTCATCCTCATCCTTCCCACCCTCTTCCTCTAATTTAGTAACCTCTAGTGAGACTAGACCCGCTCAGCACCTCAACAGAGCGCCAGTGCAATCTGTCTTCcacccccctcctccccctcctaACGTGTccttgcctcctcctcctcctcctcctctgctcgCTTCCACCTCCGAGCCCTCTCTCCTGCAGACCCTGCCCTCCATCCCCCCCGGCGACaccttcctgccctcctcctcctcctcctcctccgctcCTGTGCAGCCTAACTCTTCTTTGTCTATTAAACTGGCTTCTCTCCAGCACAAACCCTCCCGGCCCTCCTTTACCGTGCACCACCCGCCCCTGCCCCGCGTGCTCCCGCAGCCCAACGCCGCTGGCACGGCCGCTATGTGGGTGACCCTTGGCATGCAGCCTCCTTACGCTTCGCACCTTTCGGGGGTTAAGCCACGCTAA